One window of Thermocoleostomius sinensis A174 genomic DNA carries:
- a CDS encoding ComEC/Rec2 family competence protein produces the protein MATSAAVICLAYILGLLLTGIPGKVANIPIGAIGLLVIGVVVAFLVPRFWRMGPRSRVWLVAAVIGVLASLYFQARIPRPTATDISHLFLSSNATTEILPRQLYQVQGTIATSPRLTQSQRIQFELEATQAQAIDPPNSSPRPVTGRVLVTVPPLQATGLYPGQRVTIAGSLYQPKPATNPGGFDFAKYLAQQGIFTGLRGQTVTVTAPHLPPPLWSIRQRIIRSQVAGLGVPEGPLVSAMVMGGRSVDLPYEMRDQFRWAGLAHALAASGAQVSLLVGIVLTCTQRLQPNLRLGLGLSVLLFYLSLTGIEASVLRAAIMGTVALVALTVERKVNPIASILFAATLLLLWNPLWMFDLGFQLSFLATLGLLVTVPVLSQWLDWLPALLIPLFTVPIAAFLWTLPLLLFAFGITSPYSVLINIVATPLIAVISVGGMISAVAALIYPSAGSVLAGLLHLPSYLFIQLAEWGNQLPGNTWAVGSISIVRLLLLYGLMGLIWAWKAAQRYWWIALIVGMSLILIPAWYTSTTLLQATVLDTTDRPVLVWQEQGQVALINSGSETDAKFTVLPFLLKQGVNRIDWAVSPSLQSVDREGWQRLQSHLAIQAMYAAAPSASLPGTSIAPLAFDRPMQLGAATVRSLGHNTSETASALVLDMAGQRWLFLNHLPAVNQQVQLPSASVLWWTGEELSAEILAAINPTVAIVSGRTIAPSADRWLQAHSVTTFVTDRDGAVQWTPQRGFRSQLEAVD, from the coding sequence ATGGCTACCAGCGCTGCGGTAATTTGTCTAGCTTACATTCTCGGCTTATTGCTGACGGGAATTCCGGGAAAGGTAGCAAATATTCCAATCGGGGCGATCGGGCTGTTAGTGATTGGTGTGGTTGTAGCTTTCCTGGTTCCTCGGTTTTGGCGCATGGGGCCACGTTCGCGAGTTTGGCTGGTGGCGGCGGTGATTGGTGTTCTGGCGAGTTTATATTTTCAAGCACGCATTCCTCGACCTACTGCCACTGACATTAGCCACTTGTTCCTGAGTTCAAACGCCACGACTGAAATTCTGCCGCGTCAACTTTATCAGGTACAGGGCACGATTGCCACATCGCCCCGCCTAACGCAAAGCCAGCGGATTCAGTTTGAACTGGAGGCAACGCAAGCCCAAGCGATTGATCCCCCGAATTCTTCACCCAGGCCCGTTACAGGTCGTGTTTTGGTGACGGTGCCGCCGCTGCAAGCCACTGGGTTATATCCCGGACAACGGGTGACGATCGCCGGATCGCTTTATCAACCCAAACCTGCAACAAATCCAGGCGGATTTGACTTTGCCAAATATCTAGCCCAACAAGGTATTTTCACGGGATTGCGTGGTCAAACAGTGACGGTGACAGCCCCCCACCTCCCACCGCCACTTTGGTCAATTCGGCAGCGAATTATTCGATCGCAGGTAGCTGGGTTGGGAGTGCCAGAGGGCCCACTGGTGAGCGCAATGGTGATGGGGGGGCGATCGGTGGACCTGCCCTATGAGATGCGCGATCAGTTTCGGTGGGCAGGGTTAGCTCATGCGTTAGCGGCTTCTGGTGCACAGGTTTCCCTTTTGGTAGGCATTGTCCTCACCTGCACTCAGCGGCTTCAGCCCAATTTAAGGCTGGGACTAGGCCTCAGTGTCTTGCTGTTTTACCTCAGTCTGACTGGCATTGAGGCTTCAGTGCTGCGGGCCGCCATAATGGGAACTGTCGCCTTGGTAGCACTAACAGTAGAACGCAAAGTTAACCCGATCGCCTCGATTCTATTTGCCGCCACATTGCTCTTACTGTGGAACCCGCTGTGGATGTTTGATTTGGGCTTTCAGCTTAGTTTTTTAGCCACCCTCGGATTACTGGTCACGGTTCCTGTGTTAAGCCAATGGTTGGATTGGTTGCCTGCTCTCTTGATTCCCCTCTTTACCGTACCGATCGCTGCGTTCCTTTGGACGTTACCGCTGTTGCTGTTTGCCTTTGGCATCACCTCGCCCTACAGCGTGCTCATTAATATTGTTGCCACTCCACTGATCGCCGTAATCAGTGTTGGTGGCATGATCAGTGCTGTGGCAGCATTGATCTATCCTTCAGCAGGCAGCGTCTTGGCAGGGTTACTGCATCTGCCTAGCTATCTCTTCATCCAGTTGGCGGAGTGGGGCAATCAGCTACCGGGCAATACTTGGGCTGTTGGCAGCATTTCGATCGTTCGATTACTGCTGCTGTATGGGTTAATGGGCTTGATTTGGGCATGGAAAGCAGCACAGCGCTACTGGTGGATCGCTCTGATTGTAGGCATGAGTTTGATTCTGATTCCCGCTTGGTATACCTCAACGACTCTGCTGCAAGCTACAGTGTTAGACACCACCGATCGCCCGGTGCTGGTATGGCAAGAGCAGGGGCAGGTAGCGCTTATTAACAGCGGTAGTGAAACCGACGCTAAATTCACCGTGCTGCCGTTTTTGCTGAAGCAGGGCGTGAATCGCATCGATTGGGCTGTTTCTCCATCCCTGCAATCCGTCGATCGGGAGGGTTGGCAGCGCCTTCAGTCTCATCTTGCTATTCAAGCAATGTATGCTGCTGCCCCATCGGCATCCCTTCCGGGTACCTCGATCGCTCCTCTAGCGTTTGATCGACCTATGCAACTGGGTGCGGCCACGGTGCGATCGCTCGGTCACAATACTAGCGAGACTGCCAGCGCCTTGGTGCTAGACATGGCCGGGCAGCGGTGGCTTTTCCTGAATCACCTACCTGCGGTGAATCAACAGGTTCAATTACCCTCTGCTTCGGTTCTGTGGTGGACTGGTGAGGAATTGAGCGCAGAAATCTTAGCTGCCATCAATCCTACCGTTGCCATTGTTTCGGGACGCACTATTGCACCATCAGCCGATCGCTGGCTGCAAGCACATTCCGTTACGACCTTTGTCACCGATCGAGATGGAGCCGTACAGTGGACACCGCAAAGAGGATTTCGTTCTCAACTAGAAGCGGTTGATTGA
- a CDS encoding ribbon-helix-helix domain-containing protein, which produces MLRHFVIEFMATRGRVTAYLPEDIQKALEEWAAEESRSISSLVTYLLTQAVKEHQERKLKGSD; this is translated from the coding sequence ATGTTGCGACATTTTGTGATTGAATTCATGGCTACACGTGGACGTGTGACCGCCTATTTGCCAGAGGACATTCAGAAGGCATTGGAGGAATGGGCCGCTGAGGAGAGTCGATCGATCAGTAGTCTGGTAACGTATTTGCTGACTCAAGCGGTGAAAGAACATCAAGAGCGAAAGTTGAAGGGATCTGATTAA
- a CDS encoding DUF2087 domain-containing protein, with translation MENYLDAKGRVTQWPSKRHRAKQRLVLEYLALKFDPTVTYTEKEVNALLRQFHCFNDPALLRRELFEAGWLDRERNGSAYWRIDKW, from the coding sequence TTGGAAAACTATCTAGATGCAAAGGGACGAGTTACACAATGGCCGTCTAAGCGCCATCGAGCCAAACAGCGCTTAGTGCTAGAGTATCTGGCGCTGAAATTCGATCCTACCGTGACTTATACCGAGAAAGAGGTGAATGCGCTGCTGAGACAATTTCACTGTTTTAATGACCCGGCCTTGCTGCGACGAGAATTGTTTGAAGCTGGATGGCTCGATCGAGAACGCAATGGCTCAGCCTATTGGAGAATAGACAAATGGTAA
- a CDS encoding ABC transporter permease, with protein sequence MLAPIIVGLLVLIGWEVAVRLTNTPPYILPGPLLVLQTLIRDWGDLFPSLLITLQITIVAFIAAVVSGLLIAIVFTQSKWIERSFFPYAVILQTTPIVAIAPLIILWVRQFVPGEQSTFISLVICAWIVAFFPILSNTTLGLHSADHNLINLFQLYQASRWQTLLYLRLPSALPYFLGGLRISGGLALIGAVVAEFVAGTGGTRSGIAYQILISSFNLQIPRMFAALFMTTLLGVMIFVALTVFSDLLLRHWHESAIKREN encoded by the coding sequence GTGCTAGCGCCAATCATTGTTGGCTTGTTAGTACTAATTGGTTGGGAAGTGGCTGTCCGCCTCACCAACACTCCTCCTTACATTCTGCCTGGGCCTCTACTTGTACTCCAAACTTTGATCAGGGACTGGGGAGATCTCTTTCCATCGCTGTTGATTACGCTGCAAATCACAATCGTCGCTTTCATTGCAGCCGTAGTATCGGGTCTGCTGATTGCAATTGTGTTTACGCAAAGCAAATGGATTGAACGCAGTTTCTTTCCCTATGCAGTAATTTTGCAAACGACACCGATCGTAGCGATCGCGCCATTAATCATTCTTTGGGTACGGCAATTTGTACCAGGAGAGCAATCTACCTTCATTTCGCTGGTTATTTGTGCGTGGATTGTGGCATTCTTTCCCATTTTGTCAAACACAACCCTAGGACTTCACAGCGCAGATCATAATCTGATCAATCTGTTTCAACTTTATCAAGCTTCCCGCTGGCAAACCCTCCTCTATTTGCGCCTACCTAGTGCCTTGCCCTATTTTCTGGGGGGCTTACGCATCAGCGGTGGACTGGCTTTGATTGGAGCCGTGGTGGCTGAATTCGTGGCTGGAACTGGAGGAACGCGATCGGGCATTGCCTACCAAATTCTAATCTCCAGCTTTAATCTGCAAATTCCTCGGATGTTTGCCGCCTTGTTCATGACGACGTTGCTTGGTGTCATGATTTTTGTGGCTCTTACGGTTTTCTCAGATCTGTTATTGCGCCATTGGCATGAAAGCGCCATTAAGCGGGAAAATTAA
- a CDS encoding mannose-1-phosphate guanyltransferase, which translates to MRAVLMAGGSGTRLRPLTCDLPKPMVPILNRPIAQHIINLLKRHHITEIIATLHYLPDIMRDYFQDGSDFGVQMTYAVEEDQPLGTAGCVKNVAELLDETFVVISGDSITDFDLSAAIQFHKQHRSKATLVLTSVANPIEFGVVILDDENRIQRFLEKPSSSEIFSDTVNTGTYILEPEVLDYLPINQETDFSKDLFPLLLEKGEPMYGYVAEGYWCDVGHLDAYREAQYAALYQRVKLEFDYTERSPGLWVGQNTFIDSTAHIETPVLIGHNCRIGARAQIASGTVIGDNVIVGADADIKRPIVWNGVIIGEEAHLRACVAARGTRIDRRANVLEGAIVGSLSTVGEEALVNPNVRVWPSKKIEPGATLNMNLIWGHAAHRNLFGLRGVSGLANVDITPEFAVRLGAAFGSTLKPGSQVTVSRDQRPISRMVTRSLVAGLMSVGINVQHLEATAIPVSRAVVPTLAVAGGIHVRVHPERSDHILIEFFDQKGINLSKGREKKIEGAYFKEDFRRAQVQEIGNVVYVTQASDIYSASFERHLNVDAIRNSNSKVVIDYVYAVSGAILPQILGKFGCDAVVLNASLSHLVPSMSDREVLLNQLGHVVEALKANLGVQVSANGEQLILVDESGSAIRGEMLTALMVHMILTDHPRGTVVVPVNASSAVEQIARRHDGKVIRTKANPTALMEACHTNPNVVLGGSGEMGFIFPQWHPGFDAMFCIAKLIEMLTLQQRDTFSMPRTLGQIRTELPRVSHRMLTVRCPWSVKGSLMRHMVQTHPPEVLDLTDGVKIFNPNHDSWILILPDAGEPLVHLYADSHDRGWVDETLREYRASVQEFVDRDHGMEDVQMEEVE; encoded by the coding sequence ATGAGAGCAGTACTGATGGCTGGTGGATCGGGAACACGGCTACGCCCCCTCACCTGTGACTTACCCAAACCAATGGTTCCAATTTTGAACCGTCCGATCGCACAGCATATTATCAATCTGCTCAAACGCCATCACATTACTGAAATTATTGCAACGCTGCACTATTTGCCCGACATTATGCGGGATTATTTCCAAGACGGCAGCGATTTTGGTGTGCAAATGACCTATGCCGTCGAAGAAGATCAACCGCTGGGCACAGCCGGCTGCGTGAAAAATGTGGCGGAATTGCTCGACGAAACCTTTGTGGTGATCAGCGGCGATAGCATTACTGATTTTGATCTGTCAGCCGCCATTCAGTTCCACAAACAACATCGATCGAAAGCCACATTAGTGTTGACCAGTGTGGCCAACCCGATCGAGTTTGGGGTGGTGATTCTTGACGACGAAAACCGGATTCAGCGGTTTCTGGAAAAGCCCTCCAGCAGCGAGATTTTCTCGGATACAGTCAATACCGGAACCTACATCCTGGAACCGGAGGTGCTAGATTATCTGCCAATTAATCAGGAAACTGATTTTTCCAAGGATCTGTTTCCGCTGCTGCTGGAAAAGGGAGAACCCATGTATGGCTATGTGGCAGAGGGCTATTGGTGCGATGTGGGCCATCTAGATGCCTATCGAGAAGCCCAGTATGCGGCATTGTATCAACGAGTCAAGCTAGAGTTTGACTACACCGAACGATCGCCGGGCTTGTGGGTAGGACAGAACACGTTCATTGACTCCACGGCTCACATTGAAACGCCCGTGCTAATTGGACACAACTGCCGAATCGGGGCCCGCGCTCAGATTGCATCGGGCACGGTGATTGGTGACAACGTGATTGTGGGGGCAGATGCAGATATCAAGCGCCCCATTGTTTGGAATGGTGTCATTATTGGCGAAGAAGCGCATTTGCGGGCCTGTGTGGCGGCCCGAGGCACACGAATCGATCGTCGAGCCAATGTCCTAGAAGGGGCGATCGTAGGATCACTCTCAACCGTTGGTGAAGAAGCGCTGGTAAATCCGAATGTGCGGGTTTGGCCCAGCAAAAAGATTGAACCCGGAGCCACCCTTAACATGAACCTGATTTGGGGACATGCAGCGCATCGAAATCTGTTTGGGCTGCGGGGGGTTTCGGGCTTAGCTAACGTGGATATTACACCAGAATTTGCTGTGCGGCTAGGAGCCGCCTTTGGCTCAACGCTGAAACCCGGTTCTCAAGTCACCGTATCTCGCGATCAGCGCCCAATCTCTCGCATGGTGACGCGATCGTTAGTAGCAGGGTTGATGTCGGTGGGCATTAACGTCCAGCATTTAGAAGCTACAGCTATTCCTGTCTCGCGGGCGGTTGTACCAACATTGGCAGTAGCGGGCGGCATTCATGTGCGAGTGCATCCAGAGCGATCGGATCATATTTTGATTGAATTCTTTGATCAAAAAGGCATTAACCTCTCGAAGGGGCGTGAAAAGAAGATTGAAGGTGCATATTTCAAGGAAGATTTTCGCCGGGCGCAAGTGCAAGAGATTGGCAATGTCGTGTACGTGACGCAAGCCAGCGATATCTACAGCGCTAGTTTCGAGCGGCATTTGAATGTGGATGCAATTCGCAACAGCAACTCGAAGGTGGTGATCGATTATGTGTATGCTGTATCGGGCGCGATTTTGCCGCAAATTTTAGGTAAATTTGGCTGTGATGCTGTTGTGCTGAATGCCAGCCTGAGTCATCTTGTGCCGTCCATGTCCGATCGCGAAGTGTTGCTGAACCAGTTGGGGCACGTGGTGGAAGCGTTGAAAGCCAATTTGGGGGTGCAGGTTTCGGCCAATGGGGAGCAACTGATTTTAGTCGATGAGTCGGGCAGCGCCATTCGTGGCGAAATGCTGACAGCCTTGATGGTGCACATGATCCTGACCGATCATCCTAGAGGAACCGTAGTCGTGCCAGTGAATGCATCGAGTGCGGTGGAACAAATTGCCCGTCGCCATGATGGCAAAGTGATTCGTACCAAAGCAAACCCCACGGCCCTGATGGAAGCGTGCCACACCAACCCCAACGTTGTACTAGGGGGTAGCGGTGAGATGGGATTCATCTTTCCCCAATGGCATCCGGGGTTTGATGCGATGTTCTGCATCGCCAAGTTGATTGAAATGCTGACGTTGCAGCAACGCGACACGTTTAGTATGCCGCGAACGTTGGGACAAATTCGTACAGAATTGCCGCGTGTCTCACATCGCATGTTGACGGTGCGGTGCCCTTGGTCGGTGAAAGGATCGTTAATGCGCCATATGGTGCAAACTCACCCGCCGGAGGTGTTAGATCTAACCGATGGAGTCAAAATCTTTAATCCTAATCACGATAGTTGGATTTTAATTTTGCCAGATGCCGGAGAGCCATTGGTGCATCTTTATGCAGATAGTCACGATCGCGGTTGGGTTGATGAAACGCTGCGAGAATATCGCGCCAGTGTGCAAGAATTTGTCGATCGCGATCACGGCATGGAGGATGTACAAATGGAGGAGGTTGAGTAG
- a CDS encoding cytosine deaminase, whose amino-acid sequence MVNRFFDFPGSTHYWLTNAHVPVALLEEPSLTQTLQSTRDGLVCVSLEVESGRIVQIQPNTIAVPASVPAIDLQRRIVFPCFVDMHTHLDKGHTWERSPNLAGTFDHALTVVQKDSEQYWNADDVFRRMEFGLKCSYAHGTKALRTHIDAFGNQADISLEVFQSLRDEWRDRLTLQAVSLVSLDYFQTPQGEKLADQIAEVGGLLGGLPMMSEELDKQLDRVFELAKERNLDLDFHTDESGNPNTITLRRVAAAALRHDFPGQIVCGHCCSLAVQSPTEIMKTLTLVKQAGIGIVSLPMCNLYLQDRNQSASWGWIQDGETNRSASNPDASRLASFPSLTPRWRGVTLLHELKHQGIPVAVASDNCRDPFYAFGDHDVLEVYTQATRIEHLDAPYGDWCCTVTMTPADLMGLSEAGRIAASQPADLIVFKARYYSELFSRSQHDRIVLRNGQPIDTTLPDYSELDDLLQLS is encoded by the coding sequence ATGGTCAACCGTTTTTTCGACTTTCCAGGGTCAACCCACTACTGGCTGACGAATGCACATGTCCCAGTTGCTCTATTAGAAGAACCCAGTCTTACGCAGACACTTCAATCCACCCGCGACGGTCTCGTTTGCGTCAGTCTAGAAGTGGAATCAGGAAGAATTGTACAAATTCAGCCAAATACCATTGCTGTTCCGGCATCTGTTCCTGCAATCGATCTTCAACGAAGAATTGTGTTTCCTTGCTTTGTGGACATGCACACCCACTTGGACAAAGGGCACACATGGGAACGATCGCCCAATTTAGCGGGAACCTTTGATCATGCCTTGACGGTTGTGCAGAAGGACAGCGAACAATACTGGAATGCAGACGATGTGTTTCGCCGCATGGAGTTTGGCTTGAAATGCAGCTATGCTCACGGAACAAAAGCACTTCGTACCCACATTGACGCATTTGGCAATCAAGCCGATATTAGCCTGGAGGTGTTTCAATCCTTGCGTGACGAATGGCGCGATCGGCTAACGTTGCAAGCTGTATCGTTGGTGTCGCTGGATTATTTTCAAACACCACAAGGTGAGAAACTAGCCGATCAAATTGCCGAAGTTGGCGGGCTTTTGGGCGGTTTACCAATGATGAGTGAGGAATTGGACAAGCAACTTGATCGCGTGTTTGAACTAGCCAAAGAACGCAACCTGGATCTAGATTTTCACACCGATGAAAGCGGCAATCCCAACACCATCACCTTGCGACGTGTGGCCGCCGCCGCTCTCCGGCATGATTTTCCAGGGCAAATCGTCTGTGGTCACTGCTGTAGTCTGGCTGTGCAGTCACCTACAGAAATCATGAAAACCCTCACCTTGGTAAAACAAGCAGGGATTGGCATTGTTAGTTTGCCCATGTGCAACTTATATCTGCAAGATCGCAATCAGTCTGCCTCCTGGGGCTGGATTCAGGATGGAGAGACAAATCGTTCAGCATCCAATCCGGATGCATCTCGCCTTGCATCTTTTCCTTCCCTAACGCCCCGCTGGCGTGGCGTCACCTTATTACACGAACTGAAGCACCAGGGAATTCCCGTTGCAGTCGCCAGCGACAACTGCCGCGATCCGTTTTATGCTTTTGGCGATCATGATGTGCTGGAAGTTTACACACAAGCCACGCGAATTGAGCATTTAGACGCTCCCTACGGCGATTGGTGCTGCACTGTCACCATGACCCCTGCCGACTTAATGGGCTTATCTGAAGCTGGACGAATTGCCGCGTCACAGCCAGCCGATTTGATTGTCTTCAAAGCGCGATATTACAGTGAACTGTTTTCGCGGTCACAGCACGATCGCATTGTTCTCCGCAATGGACAGCCGATCGACACCACCCTACCGGACTACTCTGAACTCGACGATCTCCTGCAATTGTCCTAA
- a CDS encoding glycoside hydrolase family 10 protein encodes MASLTVTQPTVFKKSTAQSSDLSASAKASVLAGQVLELEAAYRVGQHCWVKLSQPIEPVGKIGYFFLPHVKTQLEEIRSVWMTNVDSRVLESKARIEQGLQHLKQLGINTIYPVVWQRGFTLYPSPIAQAFIGPATVPDPKFATRDMLAEIVDVAKALQLRVIPWFEYGLATLPKSVLATQKPHCVTTDKTGNPIRTKRTDGKPDTFVWLNPCHPEVKQFFVDLIMDVVDRYDVDGIQLDDHFGFPVELGQDAFTTQCFNQENHINWLTQWFKSVDRNAWKTQKMTELLSDLVHRIKVNHPNCVISISPNPLAFSQTNYCVDWLTWIQRGLVDELVLQVYRDNLTSLINELEKPEVVRSCQQIPVSIGLLAGLKQKSVSSDRLQQQIHAVRHRNFAGISFFFYETLLNEALFPVTVPRSQSQLQQLFQ; translated from the coding sequence ATGGCGTCGCTAACTGTAACTCAACCCACTGTTTTCAAAAAATCAACGGCCCAATCATCTGATTTGTCAGCCTCCGCTAAAGCGAGTGTGCTCGCCGGGCAAGTCCTGGAACTCGAAGCAGCCTATCGTGTGGGGCAACACTGCTGGGTCAAGCTATCTCAACCGATCGAACCTGTCGGCAAAATCGGCTATTTCTTCTTACCGCATGTTAAAACCCAGCTTGAAGAAATTCGCAGCGTCTGGATGACGAACGTAGACAGCCGGGTTTTAGAATCCAAAGCTAGGATTGAACAGGGCTTGCAACACCTGAAACAGCTTGGTATCAATACCATTTATCCTGTGGTGTGGCAGCGCGGATTCACCCTATATCCTAGCCCGATCGCCCAAGCCTTTATTGGTCCTGCCACGGTTCCCGATCCCAAGTTTGCCACGCGAGACATGTTGGCAGAGATAGTAGACGTTGCCAAAGCGCTGCAATTACGAGTGATTCCCTGGTTTGAGTATGGGTTGGCGACGCTGCCGAAATCGGTTTTAGCCACTCAAAAACCCCATTGTGTGACCACCGACAAAACTGGAAATCCAATTCGCACCAAACGAACCGATGGTAAACCTGATACGTTTGTATGGCTAAATCCTTGTCATCCAGAAGTCAAACAATTTTTTGTGGATTTGATTATGGATGTGGTCGATCGCTATGACGTGGATGGGATTCAACTAGATGATCATTTTGGCTTTCCCGTAGAATTAGGGCAGGATGCATTTACAACCCAATGCTTTAATCAAGAGAACCACATCAACTGGTTAACGCAATGGTTTAAGTCGGTCGATCGCAACGCTTGGAAGACTCAGAAAATGACTGAATTGCTGAGTGATTTAGTCCACCGCATTAAAGTGAACCATCCCAATTGTGTGATTTCCATTTCCCCAAATCCGTTGGCTTTCTCTCAAACGAACTATTGTGTAGACTGGCTCACTTGGATTCAGCGCGGACTGGTGGACGAATTGGTTTTGCAAGTGTATCGAGACAATTTGACCAGCTTGATCAACGAACTTGAGAAGCCAGAAGTTGTCAGGAGTTGCCAACAAATTCCCGTTTCCATCGGTCTTCTTGCGGGGCTGAAACAAAAATCGGTCAGCAGCGATCGATTGCAGCAACAAATCCACGCCGTCCGTCATCGCAATTTTGCCGGTATTTCCTTCTTTTTCTATGAAACTCTGTTGAACGAAGCTTTGTTTCCCGTTACCGTTCCTCGCAGTCAATCGCAACTACAACAGCTTTTCCAATAA
- a CDS encoding ABC transporter ATP-binding protein — protein MTPTPVITLSNISKVYSNGTVALQDLNLTVQHGEFVSLLGPSGCGKSTVLRLVSGLGQKSSGEIAWHQSPLLEDTPQHRKLAYVFQEAALMPWATVWDNIYLPLKLAGITKRSAKSAVMEAIELVDLHGFEQCYPRELSGGMKMRVSIARALVTHPEMLLMDEPFGALDEMTRSRLNSDLLDLWNRMQWTVVFVTHNIYEAVYLSNRVVVMAARPGRVITEVPIAAPYPRTEAFRTSPLFNDYCRQISAALSRAANQSTDSDSMNAHSASVYDPVA, from the coding sequence ATGACTCCTACTCCTGTCATTACGCTGAGCAATATCAGCAAAGTTTACTCCAATGGCACGGTTGCGTTGCAGGATTTGAACCTGACGGTGCAGCATGGTGAATTCGTTAGCCTTTTGGGCCCGTCGGGTTGTGGTAAAAGTACGGTGTTGCGGTTGGTATCAGGATTGGGGCAAAAAAGTTCAGGTGAGATTGCTTGGCATCAGTCGCCGTTGTTAGAGGATACACCTCAACATCGCAAGCTGGCTTATGTGTTTCAGGAAGCGGCTCTGATGCCATGGGCAACAGTGTGGGACAATATTTACTTACCGCTAAAGCTAGCAGGTATTACCAAGCGGTCCGCCAAAAGTGCCGTGATGGAAGCGATCGAACTTGTCGATTTGCACGGCTTTGAGCAATGCTATCCGCGTGAGTTGTCCGGCGGGATGAAAATGCGGGTATCAATTGCCCGAGCGCTGGTGACCCATCCCGAAATGCTGTTGATGGACGAACCGTTTGGTGCCCTCGACGAAATGACCCGCAGTCGGTTAAACAGCGATCTACTGGACTTGTGGAACCGGATGCAATGGACGGTGGTATTTGTCACCCACAATATTTACGAGGCGGTGTATCTGTCGAATCGGGTGGTGGTAATGGCGGCTCGTCCCGGTCGTGTCATTACCGAAGTGCCGATCGCCGCCCCCTATCCCCGCACCGAGGCATTTCGCACGTCTCCATTGTTCAATGACTACTGCCGTCAAATTTCGGCGGCCTTGTCCCGAGCCGCCAATCAATCAACTGACTCTGACTCAATGAATGCGCACTCTGCCAGCGTGTATGATCCGGTTGCTTGA
- a CDS encoding DUF4079 domain-containing protein has product MSNIREWLEPIAAWFRTLGVPEPIVHWGHPVMMAIVVFVMGSFVGLTGWRGRALMAVNKDAAVQSRLDHRKIAPFMFLFIALGYTGGVLSLVMQGEPIFQSPHFWTGSIVIVLLTLNSVVALTGFGKNKAVLRTTHAYLGSAALCLLFLHALLGLKLGMAI; this is encoded by the coding sequence ATGTCGAATATTCGTGAATGGTTGGAGCCGATCGCGGCTTGGTTTCGCACGCTTGGTGTCCCTGAACCGATCGTGCATTGGGGGCATCCGGTCATGATGGCAATTGTGGTGTTTGTCATGGGGAGTTTTGTGGGGTTAACAGGGTGGCGTGGTCGAGCCCTAATGGCAGTCAACAAAGATGCCGCTGTGCAAAGCCGTCTGGATCACCGCAAAATTGCGCCGTTCATGTTTCTGTTCATTGCCTTGGGATACACAGGCGGCGTGCTGTCGCTGGTGATGCAAGGCGAACCAATCTTTCAAAGCCCGCACTTCTGGACTGGATCGATTGTGATTGTGCTGCTAACCCTCAATAGCGTCGTCGCGCTGACTGGATTTGGGAAGAATAAAGCAGTGCTGCGTACCACTCACGCTTATTTAGGCAGTGCAGCACTATGTCTGTTGTTCCTTCATGCGCTGTTGGGCTTGAAGCTGGGAATGGCAATCTAG